Proteins from a genomic interval of Microcoleus sp. AS-A8:
- a CDS encoding ABC transporter permease translates to MKGIAVTPWGVYSVWHRHARVYQKTWLINSLLPISEPVLYLVAFGYGLTPLVGDVPYNGQTIPYLKFIAPGMMAIGVLFQSFFEGAFGSFIRLSYQKTWQALLTAPLSFTEVFLGDWLWAATKGTIAGVLTGLVAVGWGLYSGWHFLISLPLLILGSLLFSVMGLCTAGTVRTIDQINVPIFLFIVPMFTLCGTYFPRTTLPPVLGNIAGVLPLASIIDLLRWPLGLPGYWFLELMWLLLWISVFSVLAWRQIYPQLLR, encoded by the coding sequence ATGAAAGGAATTGCTGTAACTCCTTGGGGAGTCTACTCGGTTTGGCATCGACATGCTAGGGTTTACCAAAAAACTTGGCTCATCAATAGTTTGCTACCCATTTCAGAACCTGTACTTTATCTGGTGGCTTTTGGGTATGGTTTAACCCCTCTTGTAGGAGATGTCCCCTACAACGGTCAAACGATTCCCTATTTAAAATTTATTGCGCCGGGAATGATGGCGATTGGGGTGCTATTTCAGTCCTTCTTTGAAGGGGCATTTGGGAGTTTTATCCGCCTAAGTTATCAAAAAACTTGGCAAGCTTTACTAACAGCCCCTTTAAGTTTCACGGAAGTCTTCTTAGGGGATTGGCTATGGGCAGCTACCAAAGGGACAATCGCAGGTGTTTTAACAGGTTTAGTGGCTGTTGGGTGGGGACTCTACTCTGGTTGGCATTTTCTCATATCTCTGCCTTTACTCATATTGGGAAGCTTACTTTTTTCAGTGATGGGATTGTGTACGGCGGGAACGGTGCGAACCATCGATCAAATTAATGTGCCGATTTTCTTGTTCATCGTTCCCATGTTTACGCTCTGCGGTACTTACTTTCCTCGTACCACACTACCACCCGTTCTCGGTAACATAGCAGGAGTTTTGCCTTTAGCGTCCATCATTGACCTGTTGCGCTGGCCTTTAGGGTTACCGGGATACTGGTTCTTAGAATTAATGTGGTTGCTGTTGTGGATTAGTGTCTTTTCTGTATTAGCATGGCGACAGATTTATCCTCAGTTGCTTCGCTAG
- a CDS encoding HAD family phosphatase → MLKAILFDLDGTLVNTDPLHYQSWQEILRDYGMEIDRIFYKAKISGRLNPLIIQDLLPQLSFEAGRQLADCKEARFREIALSLTPLAGLLDLLAWIEAQGLQKAVVTNAPAENVNFLLKVLKLADTFNTVVLGEDATAGKPDPACYKLALNQLGISATEAIAFEDSPSGIQAAVGAGIYTIGVASTYDPNVLSAVGAAMVISDFQEHRLWEQINFLVGMGSS, encoded by the coding sequence ATGCTCAAAGCAATTCTCTTTGACCTGGATGGTACTCTCGTGAACACTGACCCCCTGCACTACCAAAGTTGGCAGGAAATTTTACGAGACTATGGGATGGAAATCGATCGCATATTTTATAAAGCCAAGATTAGCGGACGGCTTAACCCTCTCATTATTCAGGATTTGTTACCACAGCTATCGTTTGAGGCTGGACGCCAATTGGCTGACTGCAAGGAAGCTCGCTTTCGAGAAATTGCTTTGAGCCTGACTCCCCTGGCTGGACTGCTCGATCTGCTGGCATGGATTGAGGCTCAGGGTTTACAAAAAGCTGTTGTTACCAATGCACCTGCTGAAAATGTCAACTTTTTACTCAAGGTGTTAAAGCTCGCAGATACCTTTAATACCGTTGTACTTGGAGAAGATGCAACAGCAGGCAAGCCTGATCCCGCCTGTTACAAGCTTGCCCTTAATCAGTTAGGCATCTCTGCAACAGAGGCAATTGCCTTTGAAGACTCCCCCTCCGGTATCCAGGCGGCTGTAGGAGCCGGAATCTATACGATTGGCGTTGCTTCTACCTATGACCCCAATGTCCTCTCGGCAGTGGGGGCGGCTATGGTCATTTCTGATTTCCAGGAACACAGACTCTGGGAACAGATAAATTTCTTAGTAGGAATGGGTTCTTCATAA
- a CDS encoding ParA family protein — translation MIVTLVSLKGGVGKTTSAIHIAAYLQKKGPTLLIDADKNRSALVWDRESQLPFKVVSEAAAPKFVKQHQYIVIDTQARPSHEELKDLAEGCDLMILPTTPKALDMDALTKTVELLDGLNAKFKILLAQIPPRSSVARNIRKSLEESGLDVFKAEIPRLVAFERAPMKGVLVKDYPDARSQTAWESYEALGKEILP, via the coding sequence ATGATTGTTACGTTGGTCAGCTTGAAGGGAGGTGTCGGAAAAACCACCTCCGCCATCCACATTGCCGCCTATCTCCAAAAGAAAGGTCCCACTCTCCTAATTGATGCCGACAAGAATCGGTCTGCTTTGGTTTGGGATCGGGAAAGTCAACTTCCCTTTAAGGTGGTGAGTGAGGCTGCTGCCCCCAAATTTGTGAAACAGCATCAATATATAGTGATTGACACCCAAGCCCGTCCTTCTCATGAAGAATTGAAGGATTTGGCGGAGGGGTGTGACTTGATGATTCTGCCCACCACCCCCAAGGCGCTTGATATGGATGCCCTGACTAAGACGGTGGAACTCCTAGATGGGTTGAACGCCAAATTCAAAATCCTCTTGGCTCAAATCCCTCCCCGTAGTTCGGTGGCGCGTAACATTCGGAAGTCTTTGGAAGAGTCGGGTCTAGATGTGTTTAAAGCCGAAATTCCTCGGCTGGTTGCCTTTGAACGCGCACCCATGAAGGGGGTGTTGGTGAAAGATTATCCCGATGCGCGATCGCAAACGGCCTGGGAAAGTTACGAAGCCTTAGGAAAAGAGATTCTGCCATGA
- a CDS encoding HAMP domain-containing histidine kinase, whose translation MQLNVPLKAIAKTWLIKHIATHLRKIQTDTITDEYKEWRHRFLLERLHLAAWITLIAYPTFVIMSLFAAATVNATGDPRDAVSQAQILTWLIDFAATELCVLLCLTLLRIKKARRYPEVLFLGLSWSITLLSQIQATLRGEAQLNTLSWFMMFPIQATLIPVRWTLHLISQVGAVGYYFSMNLVFGLVDPDIKRIPVSVVNAQVALSFFWLCFICNLGVYLYERLQQREFESRQQLRVFLQAVSHDLRNPVLGILMVLRNLLKQPGEKVSVARSILERIAESSERQLELINSLIETHAAEVRGVVVHCQPLQLNLLVQSAIADLQPMLTKEQATLTNLIPNELSLVNADPLQLSRVYQNLIANALNHNPPGLNIKLEAKLEGDWVRCTVMDNGVGMSPQQCEKLFDLYFRGQQKRHSVGLGLGLYLCRQIITAHGGEIGVNSCLGEGTTFWFKLPIAVSPPISSIS comes from the coding sequence ATGCAGCTGAATGTACCTCTCAAGGCAATAGCAAAAACGTGGTTAATCAAACACATTGCAACGCATTTAAGAAAAATTCAGACTGACACGATCACAGACGAATACAAAGAGTGGCGGCACCGCTTTCTTTTAGAAAGACTGCATTTGGCGGCGTGGATTACCCTGATTGCCTATCCCACGTTTGTGATCATGAGCCTGTTCGCCGCAGCAACGGTTAATGCCACAGGTGATCCGAGGGATGCCGTGAGTCAGGCACAAATATTGACGTGGCTAATCGATTTTGCAGCCACAGAGTTATGCGTCCTGCTGTGCTTGACTTTACTGAGAATCAAAAAAGCGCGTCGTTATCCAGAAGTCCTTTTTTTAGGCTTATCTTGGTCTATCACCTTGCTCTCACAAATCCAAGCCACGTTGCGAGGAGAAGCGCAACTCAATACTCTCTCTTGGTTCATGATGTTTCCCATTCAAGCGACACTGATACCAGTGCGCTGGACTCTCCACCTCATTTCGCAGGTGGGTGCGGTGGGCTACTACTTTAGTATGAATCTGGTTTTTGGTCTCGTTGACCCTGATATTAAAAGAATACCCGTATCAGTTGTTAATGCCCAAGTAGCTTTGAGCTTTTTCTGGCTTTGCTTTATCTGCAACCTTGGGGTGTACTTATACGAACGACTCCAACAGAGAGAATTTGAATCCCGTCAGCAGTTGCGTGTGTTTCTCCAGGCGGTTTCGCATGACTTGCGGAATCCTGTATTGGGGATATTAATGGTATTAAGGAATTTGCTCAAACAGCCGGGAGAAAAGGTATCGGTTGCTCGTTCTATCCTAGAGCGAATTGCCGAAAGTAGCGAGCGCCAACTAGAGCTGATCAACTCCCTGATTGAAACCCACGCCGCTGAAGTCCGGGGAGTTGTGGTTCACTGCCAACCGTTACAACTAAATTTGTTGGTTCAATCGGCGATCGCCGACTTGCAACCCATGCTCACCAAAGAACAGGCGACTCTCACCAATCTCATCCCCAACGAACTTTCCCTCGTTAATGCCGATCCCTTACAACTATCGCGAGTTTATCAAAACTTGATCGCTAATGCGCTGAATCACAACCCACCTGGATTAAACATCAAGTTGGAGGCGAAGTTAGAAGGCGATTGGGTGCGCTGCACAGTGATGGATAATGGTGTGGGGATGAGTCCACAGCAATGTGAGAAACTATTTGATTTATATTTTCGAGGCCAACAAAAACGTCACTCTGTTGGTTTAGGTTTAGGGCTTTATTTGTGTCGTCAAATCATAACAGCACACGGTGGCGAAATTGGTGTTAATAGCTGTTTGGGAGAAGGGACAACATTCTGGTTTAAATTACCAATCGCCGTCTCGCCGCCCATTTCCTCTATATCCTGA
- a CDS encoding acyl-CoA thioesterase, translating into MTQKFTSRLRVRYHEMDALGHVNNAVYQHYLEQAAIEHSEFLGFGHKRYEELGCVFVMRRIEIEYLRPAVAGDTLEVTTWLQQVRGPRAIRRYEIRQQGEEQLLVTAEALWVWVDTKAMRPRAIPELILNAFEQTMQPEALKPTLL; encoded by the coding sequence ATGACACAGAAATTTACCTCTCGGCTACGGGTTAGGTATCACGAAATGGATGCCTTAGGACACGTCAATAATGCAGTCTATCAGCACTATCTAGAGCAGGCGGCGATCGAGCATTCGGAGTTTCTTGGGTTCGGTCACAAGCGTTACGAAGAACTGGGTTGCGTCTTTGTCATGCGACGGATAGAAATAGAGTATCTGCGCCCAGCCGTAGCGGGTGATACTTTAGAAGTCACAACCTGGCTGCAACAAGTACGAGGGCCGCGTGCCATCCGGCGTTACGAAATCCGCCAGCAAGGTGAGGAACAACTACTCGTAACGGCTGAGGCGTTGTGGGTTTGGGTAGACACAAAAGCTATGCGACCACGAGCAATTCCTGAATTAATACTGAATGCTTTTGAGCAAACGATGCAACCAGAAGCTTTGAAGCCAACACTCTTATAG
- a CDS encoding ABC transporter ATP-binding protein: protein MRLASPRPITQPMALTAYDLWKTYGQKQVVQGVNFTLNPGEILGLLGPNGAGKTTTVGMLYGSVIPSRGFVQLGQHQVQVQGRIARAAMGIVTQEDNLDPDFTVFENLVYFAHHYRITGKAARQRAGELLAQVALQDYGSNRVDELSGGMKRRLVLARALINNPQVVFLDEPTTGLDPDARQDFWKLVSQLKQSGCGVLLTTHYMDEAQRLCDRLILLQQGKMIDQGTPEELIERTVGREVVEIEGIDEQTLQQLATQAGTWYRPFGNSHLIGLPVNNPQSMWEQLSATAPERLTRRRTNLEDVFLRLTGKSLE from the coding sequence ATGAGACTTGCATCTCCACGCCCAATCACCCAACCGATGGCACTGACAGCCTATGACCTATGGAAAACCTATGGTCAAAAACAGGTGGTTCAAGGCGTTAACTTTACTCTCAATCCTGGAGAAATTCTAGGTCTTCTTGGCCCTAATGGTGCGGGGAAAACAACAACCGTGGGAATGTTGTATGGTTCTGTGATTCCCAGCCGGGGGTTTGTCCAACTAGGGCAACATCAGGTACAGGTTCAAGGTCGCATCGCCCGTGCAGCGATGGGAATTGTCACTCAAGAAGATAATCTCGACCCGGATTTTACGGTCTTTGAGAACTTGGTTTACTTTGCCCATCATTACCGCATCACTGGCAAAGCCGCACGCCAGCGGGCGGGTGAATTACTCGCTCAGGTAGCGCTGCAAGATTATGGCAGCAATCGTGTAGATGAGTTGTCTGGCGGCATGAAGCGGCGCTTAGTTTTAGCACGGGCTTTGATTAACAATCCTCAAGTGGTGTTTTTGGATGAGCCAACCACTGGACTAGACCCGGATGCGAGGCAAGACTTTTGGAAATTGGTTAGCCAACTCAAACAGAGTGGCTGTGGAGTGTTGTTGACCACACACTACATGGATGAAGCGCAACGATTGTGCGATCGCCTGATTTTACTTCAGCAGGGTAAAATGATCGACCAAGGCACTCCAGAAGAACTGATTGAGCGCACGGTGGGTCGAGAAGTGGTTGAAATTGAGGGCATTGATGAACAAACTCTGCAACAATTGGCGACTCAGGCAGGAACTTGGTATCGTCCCTTTGGCAACAGTCACTTGATTGGATTACCTGTAAACAATCCGCAGTCAATGTGGGAACAACTCAGTGCTACTGCACCCGAACGCCTGACACGTCGCCGCACTAATTTAGAAGATGTGTTCTTACGATTAACGGGAAAATCACTTGAATAA
- the ilvB gene encoding biosynthetic-type acetolactate synthase large subunit: MVRGYSVRTPSISKTQTPRPIHCITRQTGAYALIDSLKRHGVEHIFGYPGGAILPIYDELYLWEARGDIQHILVRHEQGAAHAADAYARATGKVGVCFGTSGPGATNLVTGIATAHMDSIPMVIITGQVGRASIGTDAFQETDIYGITLPIVKHSYVVRDPKDMGRIVAEAFLIASTGRPGPVLIDVPKDVGLEEFDYEPVEPGTVRLVGYRPTVKGNPRQINQALNLIRRARQPLLYAGGGAITSGSHPELRKLAEIFQIPVTTTLMGKGAFDESHPLALGMLGMHGTAYANFAVSECDLLIAVGARFDDRVTGKLDQFACHAQVIHIDIDPAEVGKNRAPQVPIVGDVRQVLMDLLRRHEELAIPPEPSQTREWLARINRWREDYPLQVPQHADSLSPQEVIVELARQAPQAYYTTDVGQHQMWAAQFLKTGPRRWISSAGLGTMGFGLPAAMGVKIALPNEQVICVAGDASVQMNIQELGTLAQYGINVKTVIINNGWQGMVRQWQEAFYGERYSCSNMEAGKPDFVKLAEAYGIKGMVIKSRDELKDAIAQILAHDGPVVVDVHVKKDENCYPMVAPGKSNAQMIGLPERPKLDKAIELVYCTNCGAKNVATNNFCPECGTKI; this comes from the coding sequence ATGGTGAGAGGTTATTCCGTGCGTACCCCAAGCATCTCCAAGACACAGACCCCAAGACCAATTCATTGCATCACTCGGCAGACGGGTGCATATGCCTTAATTGATAGCCTTAAGCGTCATGGCGTTGAGCATATTTTCGGCTATCCGGGCGGAGCGATTCTGCCGATCTATGACGAGCTATACCTCTGGGAAGCCAGAGGTGATATTCAGCACATCTTAGTGAGACACGAGCAGGGAGCTGCCCACGCCGCTGACGCTTATGCCCGTGCGACAGGTAAAGTCGGCGTTTGTTTTGGCACCTCAGGCCCCGGCGCAACGAACCTAGTGACCGGCATTGCCACGGCTCACATGGACTCGATCCCGATGGTAATTATAACCGGTCAGGTAGGCCGTGCATCGATCGGCACTGATGCCTTCCAGGAAACCGATATCTATGGAATTACGCTGCCGATTGTCAAGCACTCTTATGTCGTGCGTGACCCCAAAGATATGGGACGGATTGTCGCTGAAGCCTTTCTAATCGCCAGTACAGGTCGTCCGGGACCCGTCCTAATTGATGTGCCGAAGGATGTTGGCTTAGAAGAATTTGACTATGAGCCAGTAGAACCGGGTACGGTTCGGTTAGTGGGCTATCGTCCAACGGTCAAGGGTAATCCTCGTCAAATTAACCAAGCCCTGAATCTGATTCGTCGGGCAAGGCAACCCCTGCTTTATGCCGGAGGTGGGGCTATCACCTCTGGGTCTCATCCTGAATTGCGGAAACTGGCGGAAATCTTCCAAATTCCCGTGACAACCACGCTGATGGGTAAGGGCGCATTTGACGAATCCCATCCTTTAGCTTTAGGAATGCTGGGGATGCATGGCACCGCCTACGCCAACTTTGCCGTGAGCGAGTGTGACTTGCTGATTGCAGTGGGTGCGCGGTTTGATGACCGAGTAACCGGTAAACTCGATCAATTTGCTTGTCACGCCCAAGTGATTCACATCGATATTGACCCCGCTGAGGTTGGGAAAAACCGAGCGCCGCAAGTGCCGATTGTGGGGGATGTACGGCAGGTATTGATGGACTTGTTGCGCCGGCATGAGGAATTAGCCATTCCACCGGAACCCAGCCAAACCCGGGAGTGGCTGGCACGGATTAACCGTTGGCGTGAGGACTACCCTTTGCAGGTACCTCAACATGCCGATAGTTTGTCGCCTCAAGAAGTGATTGTAGAATTGGCGCGTCAGGCACCGCAGGCTTACTACACAACCGATGTGGGTCAACATCAGATGTGGGCCGCGCAATTTTTGAAAACGGGGCCACGCCGCTGGATTTCTAGTGCGGGCTTGGGTACGATGGGTTTCGGCCTCCCGGCGGCGATGGGGGTCAAAATCGCACTGCCGAATGAGCAGGTGATTTGTGTCGCTGGGGATGCCAGCGTTCAGATGAATATTCAAGAACTGGGCACCTTGGCGCAGTACGGCATCAACGTGAAGACGGTGATTATTAACAACGGCTGGCAGGGGATGGTGCGTCAGTGGCAAGAGGCGTTCTATGGGGAACGCTATTCCTGCTCCAATATGGAGGCAGGAAAGCCGGACTTTGTGAAGTTGGCCGAGGCTTATGGCATCAAGGGCATGGTGATTAAGAGTCGGGATGAATTGAAGGATGCGATCGCACAAATCCTAGCTCACGATGGCCCCGTTGTAGTGGATGTCCATGTCAAGAAAGACGAGAACTGTTACCCCATGGTGGCTCCAGGCAAGAGCAATGCACAGATGATTGGTTTGCCAGAACGTCCCAAACTCGATAAAGCGATCGAGTTAGTCTATTGCACCAACTGTGGGGCTAAAAATGTGGCAACGAATAACTTCTGTCCGGAGTGTGGCACAAAAATCTAA
- a CDS encoding ubiquinol-cytochrome c reductase iron-sulfur subunit — protein sequence MNRREFLMWVGIGGLASSLPVALTACSPKTEKSESPTLSKRTDGFQSVGTVAELNQKGQLLNKEFAGGSVLVVSNSANPKAIAAVNPICTHKGCTVEWKAGKNAFVCPCHQAEFSLDGKVLQGQAKKPLSTYNAKIEGDSVLVKAT from the coding sequence ATGAACCGTCGTGAGTTTTTGATGTGGGTGGGGATTGGTGGACTCGCCAGTTCCTTACCTGTTGCCCTTACAGCCTGTTCTCCCAAAACCGAAAAATCGGAATCCCCCACGCTGTCCAAAAGGACTGATGGATTTCAGTCTGTTGGCACTGTTGCCGAGTTAAACCAAAAGGGTCAACTTCTCAATAAAGAGTTTGCTGGAGGTTCTGTGCTTGTCGTCAGCAACTCCGCTAACCCAAAGGCTATTGCGGCGGTTAATCCTATCTGTACACACAAAGGTTGTACCGTCGAATGGAAGGCCGGTAAGAACGCCTTTGTCTGTCCCTGTCATCAAGCTGAATTTAGTCTTGATGGCAAAGTTCTCCAAGGGCAGGCGAAGAAGCCTCTGTCCACTTACAACGCCAAGATTGAAGGAGATTCAGTTTTGGTAAAAGCCACCTAA